In Apis mellifera strain DH4 linkage group LG1, Amel_HAv3.1, whole genome shotgun sequence, the sequence attgaattcaatattttatcaattttatgttatgaattataatcaattttatgacattatcaatatttaatttaatatattaatagtattttaatatttttatctcgtatGTCAcgttataattaaagatatattctgTTTAAGATGTATTCTGATAACAATGCATTCATTTAATGATTATGAATACTTTATGTAGATTTAATAAGGAACCATTATCTGCTATCTAGAATGTATGTACATTATAaagtacattatttttatcatttgataGATCTTTCTTTAAGCTAGATGGTTCATTTGTTTTCCATACGCCTTACTATCATcatgaagaaaatatacttAGCTGTTTTTGCTAGTaagttttgttaaatttattattacgtgtattattttattatattattattaaagttgcTAATACATTGAAAAGAgagtaaaaaattgaataaaaaattgtttaatattctcAATTGATTATTAGGTAATGTAGGTATGATTTCATATGGTTTATTCTTTGGCTGGCCATCACCTTCATTGTCTcttttaatgcaaaataataGTTCTATACCTTTAACATCACAACAAGCTACATGGGTTACATCCATTCTTACCATGGGTGCAGCTGTGGGTGCAGTATTTtgtacttatattataaatataattggtaGAAAATTGACTTTACTTTTCACTACGATACCAATGATAATAGGATGGATGATGATTGCTTTTGCAACGTCAGCATGGGTAACTTTCATTAAATGtgcatatttcattattatataaacatgttaatcgaaaaaagaatatgattttgtgaattttacaattacaataatttttcaattaaaatgattctatGATTAgtctgtaatttattattttatttctcagagatataattaatactttaagCCATATAGATATGTAGATATTGTCTATTGATATTAGTTGATATTAACTATGAGATGTATAAATGCGTATcgagtattatttaatacttaatttaatatattttttttttacaattcttataataaatatattttgtattatattaaattattttgtattatattaaaaaataatcgatgattttcgaatttttaaatataaaattttcactatttacaaaagatttatttttctttctcaggAATTGATTGTCGGTAGATTTTTTTGTGGAATAAGTAACGGAATTGGACATATGTCTGCTACTATGTACGTAGGTGAAATTTCACCAGCTAAAATAAGAGGAATATTAACTTCATCGTTGATCGTAGCTGTAAAATTTGGTATACTGATTGAATGGGTAATAGGACCGTTTCTCTCTTTGAGAGATCTCGCACTTGTGTCATCATCAATACCAATTCTCTTCTTGGTGATTTCGATATCATTACCGGAATCTCCGTATCATTTAATGCGTCATGGGAAATATCAGGAGGGGATTACATCTCTTATGCATTTAAGAGGAACTATGGATGTTTCTAAAGAAGCTGAGATCATCgagaaatacataaaaattgatctgGCTAATAATACTGGATTGTGGGAATTGATCAGCATCTCAGGAAATCGGAAGTACAGTAtagtatatcatatttttgaaatctttaaGTGATTTTAAACATTCTTAACACAATCTCAATAATGGTCAAATAATAACTTCTTTTGATTTCAAgggtgaatatatttaatttcttttattttatagagcGTTAATAGTTGTACTGGGTTTAATCGCGATTCAACAATGGAGTGGCAGTATGGCGATACTTTCGTATgccgaaataattttcaatgagaCGAAAAACGGGTTAGAAGGCCTGACTATGATATTGGGTGGTATCCAAATAATATGTGTGGCGATCAGTACATCTGTGGTGGATCGGTACAATAGAAGGACTTTACTCATATTTTCAGCATCGGGCGTTTTCATTTCCACTTTCGTTATTGgtttatcttttttccttcggGAAATGCAATTAGACATCAGTGGGATCGTTTGGTTACCAGCTATTGGAacgatattttacattatcatGTACGCCTTCGGCTTGGGCGCACTTCCATTCACAATGATGAGCGAAGTTTTTCCTACGAATGTTAAAGCGCTTGGCAATACAATTGGAATGTTATGCTGTTATTTTTGTTCTACTATCGTCACTTTCTTTTATCAACTTATTGCTATTCAGTATGGGACATATATCGCATTTTGGTTCTTTTCTTTCACCACTATCGTgggtatcatttttatatattattgcgtGCCCGAAACGAGGAGAAAAACATTGCAAGAGATACAAGATCAATTGCatggatataaattataactataattaaactataattatttatcatctaaAATGAAAAGGTAcgtatatatctaaattttgaaaaaaaatattatctttgcgttaagaaatttataactttttagaagaaacttatgaaatttatatatttgatagataatattttcttgaattgtAAATATGAATTCATTCAACTTGTTTTTAATATGGATATTCATATTGGACGTCatttgatagaaataaaaatagaaataaaatagaaattttagagAAACCAAATTCATTATAGAATATAGTAAACTGTTGACAAGATTGAATCGTTTCTATACAAATTGAAGATTTAATGGATTCATAGAATTGCTTTTGAGAAACTCATATAAATCAGACAAGAGAATATTTCTCTGATTATTAATGCTGtcttaatttgatattttataatacaattattttgaaatttaaatttgtttaacggAATAAATTGTCTTaacaaatcaataatttattattttttctaagataatttatataattatcataaacattagttctaaaatatatttttaaaatatattaatatgaatatatagaaatttatatttttgtcttcacatttaagaattatttaagacAATTTATCATATGATCAAACATTTTGTCacgaatataagaatatttaatattttatatcttattattatttatttactcataattaaatagtataaaaaattaaagattataaaatgttctttataaatatttaatcatagcatatagaatttttttaataaatttattagatttatccatttatttatcatataaaaagaaaattaaacatgaaataataggaagaaataattattgataaataaatatagattaataatttatatatcgcaTGTTGtacttcaatatttataaaatctatatgtttttcaattgaattttgaaaagttattaGATTACGTAAACTGCAATTATATCCGTGTCCtcgttacatatatatatatatacatatatatgtaaaatacatatatatttggataatccataattttccaaatatttcgaaataaattattcattttgtatGTAAgcacttatattataataagtgatccaataaataattaaggcattccaataaataaacatgtcTCATGTATAAtcgcataatttttattttagaagaaattatttttaattaaatatataaattttgtcaaattttgtattgtattcatgaaataattccataaaataaaattaaataatttaaaaataatttctgattatataaatgaattaatgtctttaataatattataaccaaaaatatatattttaacatatgtttattgtgtttatttataaaaatatagattgacacacatacacacacacgcattgcataaaatcatattgctatatttaaaaaattataccaagaatgttgatttatatatatatatatatcttattcacTGATTTTCATGTttgttatatgtaattatttaattcttatttttgcaaaacatTTGACCATAAATGAGTTGTTGtatcattataaatgttaGATTATTCAATAATGGCAACAAAGTTCATTTAACTTTATGATGATTTACTTGGCACacactttataaaataaatattatcaatgtattttatatttctatttattctaattattcagAACGTAATactataatgataattatagtaaaacattttaatgagCCGTTATCGCGGCTTGTTCACCTTGtctgaaaagaaaagactgatagaatattttttatctatgcaATTACATTTGTTGCGaaacacaattttatttcttcgtagAAACGTTCGTGTTAGGTGGCAATCGTCAATATgtcaaatataaaactttatttggTCACTTTTGTCGGTAAGGAAAAATGCTATAAAATGTGTCGATTATTCGTTTGCAAGTTATAGTACCAATAATCGTTCCGATAAGACAGTGTGTTTAGCTCAACTCAACGGCGGTCTATTTTTGGGATGGACGTCCCCAATGATAATCGATGGTCTTCCCTTCGAAATCACTACGAGCGAGGCTTCCTGGTTAATGTCAATGTTCAAATTAGGAATGTCATTCGGATGTCTCGTTTCGATATTCATCGCTGACTTtataggaagaaaaatttcaatattactaGCCATCATTCCTACATGCTTAAGTTGGTTATTAATAGTATGGAATTCAACAACAATGGTACATTATAGTTTTcagattattcattaaataattatatttaaattttcgtttcatatttcaagagcataaatgaatattcaatatttatacaacAACTCGGTTCTCAATTTTTCACATTAATTTACGTTAAATTGTTAATGTCATATATTGATACTtatcaaatgtaatttttattattttttagaatctgTACATCGCACGTTTCATAGGCGGTGTAGCCAACGGTATAATTTTCACGAGTGGCTCTATGTTCGTGACAGAGATCTCTCCTACGAACATTCGCGGTGCCTTGTGCAGTTGCTTCGTATTAATGGATTATTGCGGTAACCTTTTGGGCTATGTAATCGGCTCGCTTGGCACTGTGCAACAATATTCTTACGTGGCGTTGTCGTTGGCATTGTTGCAATTTGTGATGTTTATCTGGTTCCCGGAAACGCCTTATTACTTGTTGCGGCAAAAGAAATTCGAGGCAGCTATGGATTCTTTGATATTCTTACGTGATTCGGCCGACATCAGCGAGGAAATGGATTCGATCATGGTGTGGGATGCTGGCAACAAAGGAACGTTATCTTCCATCTTCAATCTAATATCTAAATCAGgtagattaaattttgtaaaattttcagaaaaaagaaaaatcctgtatctgatacattaaatatttttcaggtGGGAAAAAGATAATCTTCATCAGCATTGGTGCAATGATGCTGCAAGCGTTCTCAGGCTCGATCATTCTTATTGGCTATCAAACGATCTTCGAGAATTATAACGAAGAATTGCAAGAAGTTTATACGAGCatcattttaataacgatGCATCTGATCTCATCCTTGGTGTGTATTAGTTTAGTGGATCGTTTAGGGAGGAGACCTTTGATGATTACATCCACAATAGGCGTTTCCAGTTTCAGTTTTCTATTGGCTATTTACTTTTACGCGCAGGAAAACTCTATATACAGTATGGATCTACAAATATTACCTTTGATAGCGATATTGTTTTACGTTGTGAGCATCTCGTTGGGATTGGCCATTCTGCCTTACGTTATCATAAACGAATTGTTTCCGATATACGCGAAAGTAACATGTGTCAGTTTTTGCTTCTACGTAAACTTCATGTGGTCGTTCATTATGTTGCGTGTCTGGAATGTCGTCGTGTTACAATATAACGCATATTCTATTGCATTCTTGAGCATCTCCGCGCTAAACGTGTTTAGTATTTTTTACCTAGTGTTTTATTTACCAGAGACGAAAAGGAAAACGTTTTTGcaaattagaaagaatttcaTCGAAGAGTGATTAAGGATATATTCGAATTAAGTATTTTTCAgtagatttataattagttattaattgTTGCAAGCTGTAGAAAATAACAGTACCACTGATTTAAAAAAccacataaattattttattgaaaatgttaGAACAGCCTTTCGAATGTCCACGTAGGACTTCTATATAAACAGGTACCAACACgatgaaatttacaataatatgtacatttatatcaatattagagTAAGAAACgcacttatttttttcattgttcttcttctttttttttttttttttttttataaatattcggaCATTACAACCTGTAATAGAAACCAAGGGGCAAGCGTTAAATCGACGGAATACGAAatggatgatttttaaaaaattgcatatataaaacaagagaatattctcttctctcccgaaaatatacatttgtctaaaaatttataatttacaaaaatacaatCGATCAACTTCATACAAATAGTCAATTTTATGCGTCTGTTTGATATACTCTTGCAAGCATGGGGGCATGTCCAttctaaaattcatttcagTTAACAGAGAATTAAGCTATTGTTTCTCTTGAAATAGTTCACGCGTTATCGAAGCGTCCATCTTCAATTGGAAGATCAATGTCCATTATAGCGGTAATAGAATGGTGTCAATATTGATCAACGGTTGTGTAAACGTTTATCATTACATTCGATTTGATCGCCTTTGACCATTCTATACACTATCGCGATAACCCGAACAACACGTGTTGGCGTTTCAATTCATTCTCGTACGGCATTAAGCCATCAATCTCACGTTATTATTCTTTGACATAAAACACAAAAGGACGAATGACAGTTTTCCACGAGATAATTATCTCATACAATTCCAATTTATCCACGAATTTCAGAAACAAGAGAAACACGAAGAACCCTTTTTAAAGAATCGTACCATTATCTGAAACTCGCGAACTTGGTAAATCTGTTAAATCAGTGATACGAATTGACCATAGCTTTGAACGAGCTAGCGCATTGATGGTCTTAATTCTCTTATCTCGAGCACGGACCAACTTTGAGAACATCCCgtgtaagataaattattcattggcGATGTTGGACCATTCGCAAGTAGTAGCAGTAAAATggcaataataaaatgttgccATTAAGAGTCTATCTTTACAAAGATAAATTTGTGGACATTTTCAGGTATCTTGGCTGGTTTTCTGAGATTGAACAACTTGATCGATCATCGTCATAGTTTCCTCGAATTTCAACGAGGACGATGACGTCGTGTATTCGTTCTCCGGTTCCATTTTAAGCACCAACACCGTGATTGGAACTtctgaaacatatatatatacacacacacatatggGCACGGCGAGAATGCGATGTTTCGAAATTGTTGATTTGTTCAGCGTGTGGGAGTGAAAGGGTTAAGTGCTGGTAACACGAGGCGGAGACGGGAAAGCGTAAAAGCACGCGTTACCACGGGGACACATAATTTCAAGATCAAAGGCAATGGAATTCTGTTCCCAATAAATGGTAAAGCGAGGTTTTGCCGATGTCAACATAACatgtattcatatatttaagtaACAATTCAAAGCCGTTTCATATTCGCCCCACATTCGCTCGAAATAACTAGTCTCTACTCTTCGATCGATTTGTATCAATACGAATTTAGTTAATGATACAGTTGTCCGAATCAATTCCACATAATGCtacataaattgaaaattccacACCACGTGCATTATATTGTACCCTTGAAGTTTATTTCTATGTCGGATCGTTTGCATCCAATCTGGTTTTCCTTACTTGTTAACGtaattttgcattaataattatgactTTGTAACATCGTTTACTTTACGCTATTGAAAGAGAACAGTAAAAAAAGCATCGATAAAAGATATCAAAGATATATCCACAAaagatgaaacaaaataattaattaaaagtcaattattaaaaaagaagagagagaaattgcaggatttataaattgtaagtttattttaaaaaggtatcaaattaatttttaaaacaataacaatCGAGTAAgtccaattaaatttatcttcgcAACTTCTGCAATTTATTCAAAGCAATTCAACTTCAAATCTTCAAGAAACACAtgtgttttaaattatgatttatatgcGAAAAAAAGGGGACCGCTTACCGGATTTTCCCTTCTGATTATCGGATCTCGTTGTGTCAGGGAACTGAACGTGTTTTCTCGATCGTCCCGTGACAGGACTTTTATCCAAGGAGAGGGTGTTCTGAGCCGCGGTAGGGCTCTGGGTTGGCGTTGCGGTTGCTTTGGTTTCGTTGTTGGTTGCCGCCCTACGAGAACTCAGGCAAGACGTAGCCGTTGTAGTTGGCGGCTGAACGGCATATCTCACTGCTGGAACCTTTAAAGGTCGCTTCATAAGAtccattttataattgaatttcgaggtcttttttttttagggagGGGGAGCAGAAAAGATAACGAgcaaaagaagatttttttttctaaagtttCTCTTTAAAACTTTAAGCTGGAATAACCGAGTTCTCTGTATTCAAAGGTATCGTCGAGAAGAGTTTTTTAATCGGAATTGGAGATCGTTCGAGATAATTTCATCTAAGCCGTTACGAAAATTGCAAATGAACTTTCTTTTACGGTGTTTGAATCGAGTTTTTATACCTACGATTTGCATCGAGATTGttcttaaaaaagttttttttttttctgaatataatataattcgtcGAGATTAGAGAGCATTGAGAGTGAAATCAAAAGTAAATTTCTCGCGTGTCGATTATTTTGAATGATGCTCAATCTATACCGTCGACATTGATCCGACAAGTTAATAATAGAAGCCTGATCTCTACACTATAACGTCATCAGTAACGTAATCTATATTAATCAATGTCTGAAGGTAGTAtcaaattctttcttcgaaacgtATTCCAGATatgcgttttatatatatgtatatagttgTATcgtatactttataattttataattaaaaaaatattgatttttcgatAACAATAACACACTGATTGTTATTATGCACGACGTATTTTCAATCgtgtattattcaatttttatttcagttcCCCCCTCCATTGTTGCACTAttcgaagatatattttattttaaaatacagagagtattaaattttagtgATAGATATATCGTTATTCTTTCAAACGGAgacttcaaattaatattccatagATATGAGATTTTACtgcgaaataataaaacgaaataataaaattctctctgAGGATATTGTAAGAAGAAATGGATGGCGATATCAGATAAAGATTCGGATTGATTGACATAAAGCTTCCATTTGGATAATACGATTGTTCGATATGCTCTCGAGACCTTTTCGCtgtaatttctttcgaaaagcaGAATTTCCGGAATGGATTCGTTTCAGAGAGGTTCTTCGTAACCTAAATAAAATGCGATAGGAACAACATTTTTCTAgattttgtacaattattgGGCAATGTCGTTTTAAAGAGTgcaataatagtaaaataaatattctatatctagattttatgtaataaaaacaaCATTTACATCTCTTTTACGCATATTATTTACACGAatctacttatatatatatacgtgaaattttatttttaattctcttatatctttttatctttcaaaattcgtTGAATATTAAACTCTTCGCTCCCTACAATGGCCTAcgtgtttaaatttatcgcgTATTTGTGCTCTAACTATTCGACAATACAGTTAATACACTTAACTTTTCGTCCCTTATCTCGTTCCTGTCTCCGTTGAGAGAGTCTCAGAATACTGACCCTGTATTCGTAGTCGTCCGCGGCAGTGCCTCGGCCGGCCACGTATTCTTGATACTGGGAGATCACGCACAACACGGAATATATCTAAAGTAAAGGATACGTGGGATATAGCCGGAAATCCGGTGCCTGGTCATCTGATAACGTAACACATTCTTTCTACCTAggtttgaatataattaaaaaataaaaatcaagatcAGAAGAAAGAACGGAAGAACGAAATTTCGATGGAACTGGGATGAAACTGGAGAATGTGATGATTTGAAAAAGCTTACAATGGAAATATCgtgttagaaattaattaaaaaagcgaTAATGTAATGGTAAACAATGAATCAATTATTGTTCGtaaatttacttttgaaattttgaattgaaacttACGTTCAGgcagaaaaggaagaagttcAACGTATATAGCATCACCTTTGTCGGGTCAAAAGTGGACTGAAATAGAAacgtgataaaattaaatcatccgAATATCCTTTGAATGTATGAGATATATTCGACACTTCaaaatgtattctttttttttccatccatcactgtccataatttattttatttattaaccatCATTGTTCTAaacgataatatatttgcattcgtatgacaatataaattttactgaaCGATCGAGAAATCATTACAGTTTCGATTAAGGGAAACCAATAAAGATTGATGTTCTCTATTATTCGTGTCAAGTTTATACAAGtgtgtgcatatatatatacatgtatcgaTCGTAgctataaaatgatattcgatatataccGTTGAAAAA encodes:
- the LOC726505 gene encoding uncharacterized protein LOC726505 gives rise to the protein MVHLFSIRLTIIMKKIYLAVFASNVGMISYGLFFGWPSPSLSLLMQNNSSIPLTSQQATWVTSILTMGAAVGAVFCTYIINIIGRKLTLLFTTIPMIIGWMMIAFATSAWELIVGRFFCGISNGIGHMSATMYVGEISPAKIRGILTSSLIVAVKFGILIEWVIGPFLSLRDLALVSSSIPILFLVISISLPESPYHLMRHGKYQEGITSLMHLRGTMDVSKEAEIIEKYIKIDLANNTGLWELISISGNRKALIVVLGLIAIQQWSGSMAILSYAEIIFNETKNGLEGLTMILGGIQIICVAISTSVVDRYNRRTLLIFSASGVFISTFVIGLSFFLREMQLDISGIVWLPAIGTIFYIIMYAFGLGALPFTMMSEVFPTNVKALGNTIGMLCCYFCSTIVTFFYQLIAIQYGTYIAFWFFSFTTIVGIIFIYYCVPETRRKTLQEIQDQLHGYKLVAIVNMSNIKLYLVTFVVCLAQLNGGLFLGWTSPMIIDGLPFEITTSEASWLMSMFKLGMSFGCLVSIFIADFIGRKISILLAIIPTCLSWLLIVWNSTTMNLYIARFIGGVANGIIFTSGSMFVTEISPTNIRGALCSCFVLMDYCGNLLGYVIGSLGTVQQYSYVALSLALLQFVMFIWFPETPYYLLRQKKFEAAMDSLIFLRDSADISEEMDSIMVWDAGNKGTLSSIFNLISKSGGKKIIFISIGAMMLQAFSGSIILIGYQTIFENYNEELQEVYTSIILITMHLISSLVCISLVDRLGRRPLMITSTIGVSSFSFLLAIYFYAQENSIYSMDLQILPLIAILFYVVSISLGLAILPYVIINELFPIYAKVTCVSFCFYVNFMWSFIMLRVWNVVVLQYNAYSIAFLSISALNVFSIFYLVFYLPETKRKTFLQIRKNFIEE
- the LOC409078 gene encoding uncharacterized protein LOC409078 isoform X1; this translates as MAIMQSCCCWRSVRRGSFACAIYVGIYFIVLALTTGKVLQGESQYLRGNRSLPESSSFLESDTISPTTVWFNVMLFICSCCGVICNILLLYGLYKDQRVFLVPWIIVVITTCFVDVAHSLYLFIVASTFDPTKVMLYTLNFFLFCLNIYSVLCVISQYQEYVAGRGTAADDYEYRVSILRLSQRRQERDKGRKVPAVRYAVQPPTTTATSCLSSRRAATNNETKATATPTQSPTAAQNTLSLDKSPVTGRSRKHVQFPDTTRSDNQKGKSEVPITVLVLKMEPENEYTTSSSSLKFEETMTMIDQVVQSQKTSQDT
- the LOC409078 gene encoding uncharacterized protein LOC409078 isoform X3; amino-acid sequence: MAIMQSCCCWRSVRRGSFACAIYVGIYFIVLALTTGKVLQGESQYLRGNRSLPESSSFLESDTISPTTVWFNVMLFICSCCGVICNILLLYGLYKDQRVFLVPWIIVVITTCFVDVAHSLYLFIVASTFDPTKVMLYTLNFFLFCLNVPAVRYAVQPPTTTATSCLSSRRAATNNETKATATPTQSPTAAQNTLSLDKSPVTGRSRKHVQFPDTTRSDNQKGKSEVPITVLVLKMEPENEYTTSSSSLKFEETMTMIDQVVQSQKTSQDT
- the LOC409078 gene encoding uncharacterized protein LOC409078 isoform X2; the protein is MAIMQSCCCWRSVRRGSFACAIYVGIYFIVLALTTGKVLQGESQYLRGNRSLPESSSFLESDTISPTTVWFNVMLFICSCCGVICNILLLYGLYKDQRVFLVPWIIVVITTCFVDVAHSLYLFIVASTFDPTKVMLYTLNFFLFCLNIYSVLCVISQYQEYVAGRGTAADDYEYRVPAVRYAVQPPTTTATSCLSSRRAATNNETKATATPTQSPTAAQNTLSLDKSPVTGRSRKHVQFPDTTRSDNQKGKSEVPITVLVLKMEPENEYTTSSSSLKFEETMTMIDQVVQSQKTSQDT